AGCCTGAAATGATTCATAAGTTGTACATGTATCTTAGATGATTGTACATATAATAATGTATTCTTCTGACAGGAAATGTCAGCGACTTAAGTAGTGTATTGCATATGGGAGGGGATTATTTGACAATTTTTATATTTCATGTTTGATTTTGATAGTGATATATTCTCCATTGTTCTGGGGCAAGGATGTCCCATGCTTTTTTACGTTGAATGTTTCACACAGCCTCCGAGCCAATGTTGCTGGTTACCGTCTATGCTTCAATTACTCTATTTTTACTCTGCCTGTATAAAAtttgtatatgtatatagtagtcACGGAAATGCCTTCTCATGCTGCCTGTTCCTTCTACCATCTTTCATTGATGTAATGTTTTTCATATTGGCTCTGATTTTAGAATAAACTTATTTTCTAAATGTTGGTTCTTGTCCTTATTCCTGAACATGATACAACTGTTTAGGGAATGGAAGGGTAGGTCTACACTACAGTAGATCCACAAACTCACATCACTTTATTTGTGAGTGGGGGAGTCTGTCATTGACATGGCATTTTACAGTATGTTGACTTAGGTTTTTGTTTGCAGGAGAGGCAAAGAAGGCCTTAAGCAGGGCCCCAAAAATGTAATATTAGGTGTTCTTGCGTTCACTACTTTTCCTCCCTAACCCACCTTCTTTGTAAAAAGCTCAATATATTCCTTGTTAATGCTATTTCCAACCATGGCCCTCAAAAGTTGTGCTCTTTTGAATGTTTTGACCCTGATAACCCTGCCCAGCTTCCCTGCTCAGTAAACCAAACCAAAATATGGAATACAGTCTCTCTTGGTCCATAATGCATGTTAGTGGAGGCTGCTCATAATGGCTGGGAAGGAAGGGCACAGAGTGTGGTATTGGTTCCACAATGAGTTATTTACACTAATTACTGAATTACTACAtggtttgatgtatttgataccattccactaattatGCTCGAGCCATTCCCATCAGCCCGTCCTCCCCAagtaaggtgccaccaacccccTGTGGTGTACGTGTAAGTCGTTGTCAACAAATATATGCGCAGGTATTTTTGGGCCGAGCTGCATTTCCCATCGACCATCAGTTCTGGTGACGTAGCAACAAAAATATTCCAAGATGGGGCTCGAAAGTACTATGGTCTGGTAAGGGAAAGAAAAAAAAATTGTCATATGTTTTATTCTTTAAACTAAGTAAGAGGAAGAGTTTGTTTAGTTTAATGTGAACGTGCGTCTTTTTTTTATCATGAAATTTCCGTTAACATTAGTTATGTAAACACGTCAGGCCAGCAATCCTAGCCATTTTCCTGAGTCATTTTTGGCTTGCTAATGCTAACTTCGCTATGACATGCAACGGTTATGATTACAATAAAATAATTTTGAGAATTTAGAGCAGTTTAGTTAGCAAGATGTACTCCGAGAAGTTGTTTCCAGTAAGGTCGTGATGGATTTTGCCAATGTAGCAAGCATTTCATCCCGAAACTTATCATTAGCTAGCTAGTATTCTTTGTTATTTGGTGAACAAGGCAGTAGTTTAAACATAAGGTTCGGTAAACGATTACCTCAGTCTTTGTTTCTGCCTACTGTAAGTTGTTCTGGATAAAAGCTTCCTATGTCAACATCGACAACATTCGCTAGCTAGGCACTTGAATATATCCCTTACCATCAGTCTGTCTAGGGATTAGCAGTAGTCCGGGAGAAGGGGGTAAAATGGCGAGTCCTGGTTGGGGAAAACGGTTGGCAGAATGTTACTGTTGCCAGTTAAAGGTGACACTAAGATGCACGttacatttcctggttgctaaaattctaatagttatAATTAGTTTGACAAAAGTAAGTATAGTGTAGAGTATcactgtaccatctaaaccactgcgaaatatattttccataaccacacattgtattttcagctgttttgaagctggtgtacaaaaccaaacgTAAAATACTTTATTTCAATGATAATTACATAACTCGCATTTCTATCTGAATTTGGTCGGTGGGCCCAAAAACGTACAAATGGCAGCATTAACTAATTTATGCAACCCTATTCTAAATATAGATATAATACCAGCCACCTTGTCACTGTGCTCTAatacagggtttcccaaactcagccCTGGTGCacgttgtttttttttgtcctagcactacacagctgattcaaattaaCTCATCAAGCTTTGGTggtttgaatcagctgtgtagtgttagggcaaaaaactaaatgtgcaccCAAGGaggggccccaggaccgagtttgggaaaccctgctctcGTGGGCCTTTATCGGGGATGGGCAAGTCCAGTCCTCGGGAGCCTagttggtgtcacacttttgctcCAGCTAACACgtctgactccaataatcaactaatcatgagcTCTAAATAAGCTGTAGGGATGGGGGGAAAGGTGTGACACAACTCTGGCCCCTGAGGACTGGATTTGCCCCTCCCTGGCCGACATGCTACACTGTGTAACGTATGTATGTACTGTGTTGTCCGTGCGCCTCAGTGTGGACAACAGTGAGTATATGAGGAATGGAGACTTCCTCCCCACCAGACTTCAGGCCCAGCAAGATGCTGTCAACATTGTGTGCCATTCCAAGACGCGCAGCAACCCTGAGAACAATGTGGGACTCATCACCATGGCCAAGtaaggagctgtgtgtgtgagatgactTTGTGCTTGTCCTATGGTCGCAACAAAAATTTTAAACATTCATCATTTAGATATTACAGGATGCCTGGATACTTGTGATTATTTTTAGTGATTGAGTGTAAGAAATGTGTAGTAACTATTGTTCTCTGCGCAGTAACTGTGAGGTGCTGACCACCTTGACTGCAGACGCAGGGAGGATACTGTCTAAACTGCACGCTGTCCAGCCCCGTGGAAACATCAGCTTCTGCACAGGCATCAGAGTGGCACATGTATGTATACTACACAATAATACAATACAACTTCATCTTATTGTTCGTAACGACACTGAACCctgtgtcctctcttctcccagttGGCTCTGAAGCACAGACAGGGGAAGAACCACAAGATGCGTATAATTGCCTTTGTGGGTAGCCCAGTGGAGGACAACGAGAAGGATGTGAGTGCTCTATCAATGCAGTGTGTTGATAGCTGCATGCATGTCCCCTCTGACATAATTTCCTGTCACATTCTCTCTAGCTGGTGAAAATGGCAAAGCGTCTAAAGAAAGAGAAAGTCAGTGTGGACATCATTAACTTTGGAGAGGAGGTACCAAATATCTTACCTAATATTTATCTGGTCTCATTATTTCTTTATAGCCATCACTGTCTCCCTTATATAACCTTCTTTTGGTCTCCAGGAGGTGAACACAGAAAAGCTGACGGCCTTCATCAACACTCTGAATGGGAAGGAAGGAGCAGGGTCCCATCTTGTGACAGTGCCTCCAGGCCCCAGTCTGGCTGATGCCCTGCTGTCCTCTCCTATCCTTGCTGGGGAGGGAGGAGCCATGCTGGGCCTGGGGTCCAGTGACTTTGAGTTTGGAGTGGACCCCAGTGCAGACCCAGAGCTGGCACTGGTGAGAGGGGAGGACTAGATGGGTTGATCATCCTCTCTCACTCTTGTTTTTACACTTTCTAGTTCTTTCTCGCTCTCATTGCCTCTTTTTTGGATGGTTATTATCTTATGCTACAATCTTCCCCCTTTGAACTTTTTCTGCACTCGGTGCCTTCTCCAGGCTCTGAGGGTGTCTAtggaggagcagagacagaggcaggaggATGAGACTCGCAGGGCAGCAGTGGTGTCTGCTACTGAGGCCGGGGTTCCCTCGCCTACCGCTGACGGTGAGACAAATGCACAACTCTCCATCTACACATAACTATAAACCTCTACCTACAAACTAATCACTCATCTATAACTGGCAACCAACCAATGCCCAttatgtctctcccctctctgtactTGGATCTTCCCTGGAGGGAGGCACTGCATATGGGGGGCTAAACTGTTAACCACCTCCTGTTCTAGAGTCAGACGAAGCTCTGCTGAAGATGTCAGTCCCCCAGGCTGACACGGCCACGCCCGCTATGCCCGACTTCAGCCGCATGACGGAGGACGAGCAGATTGCCTACGCTCTACAGATGTCCATGCAGGGTGGAGGTCAGTGACATACACCTGTTATAACCAGTTATAACATGGCACAGtcagtctgtaacatctgtcctATCCTACCCAGCAGAGTTTGGTGCAGAGTCAATGGACATGGACACAGGAGCCCCTGTAGACTCAGAGGGTGTTAAGGTATGGCCAAGTCTCTCACACCACTGAGATGAAAGTGTACATGTGTAGCGGACATATCCCGCCTGTTACACATGCTCAAATGCTCTTGTTTTTCTAGCGTATGTTAATCTCTCTCTGCAGGATGAGGAGGACTATGATGTGATGCAGGACCCAGAGTTCCTCCAGAGCGTCCTGGAGAACCTACCGGGTGTCGACCCCAACAACGAGGCCATCCGGAATGCCATGGGCTCGCTGGCCTCACAGACAGGATCCAAACCTGACAGCAAGAAAGACAAAGACGATGAGAAGAAGAAATGAACATTTACACAGTAAACATAATAGATACCCTGGCGTTGACCTGTTGACAATGGCTCCTTTAATATAATAGTTGTGCAAACTGTAACCTCAGATGACCTCTAGGTTTTTTTTTGTATCGCCATACTCAAACAGTTGAATAGGGCTTTCTTTATCTTTGTTGTGTCAAGGTTAATGATGCATGTTGcctttaaaaaataaaagtttGTACTAAAGTGGGACCTTATATCAACCCAAGCACATTCGGTAAGTGTACATTTTATGTgctgataataataaatacatttacataattcAAGGGAACACCTCGGCTGGTTGTTGTGGAGTTTTGTTCCAAAGTTGACATGCTGTACACACTCCTTCCAAAGAGGGGATTGATGATGACACAACAAATGTGGTGGAATATGAACATGACTTTTAGTATAAAAATGTCAGATAAACATTGGTTATATTGCAAACTATCCCTGTGTAACTAGGTCTTTCTGAAAAGCCATGCTTTGTGAAACACATAAGATACATTGTCTAAATGTTGTCCCTGCAACAAAAGCATGCCCTTGGCTTTGGAGGACATTGTGCCATAAAGGTTATTTGATTATACCACTGCCATTTTCAGGAAATGATAGCCAACACTCGCCAGATCAAGAACAATGCATTACAATAAAACACGTATGTACGTCAGGAGTGTGTCAAATTGCATATACAGCTTCCAAAGTTGGCACGTTATGAACCTGGCAGGACCTATCTCCCCCGTCGTTTCTGGTGACGAACAACTCATGCGTCAAAAAGGAAAGTCGGGAACCGAAGAGCCAGGTAAACAAACCATTTCCTTCACATTTAAAACTAGATATACATTTCTGCTTGTCACATATACCCGTATAAACCACGTATTCAAATGAATGTTCTTAAATAATTTCCAATTGTAAGGTTTAAATACCTGAAAAGCAGGCGTTAAAAGGCTTCATTGCTTTGACGACGACGTAGAAAATTCTAGCTAGCTAAGTAATATTAGCTACGCTAGCTGGTCGGAGGAATGCTAGAAGGGAACGTAACTAGTTAGTGTATGTGTGCTGAGGTGGTTGACAGCTCAGTGTGGTAGCTAGTTACATAGCTAAATACACATTCTGGATAAAATATCCACATTTTGTGTTCTCGCAAACTCAGCGAGAATAGCTAGCTAGTACAGCTGCACTGCATGAAACATGTGCAACAAGGGGAAAAAACGCTGTCTGAAAATTAGGCCTAGCTATCGGTCTTTCTTGCTGCCTTTGCTGTactaacttgctaacatcagcgCAGTAGCCAGTTCACACGAGGGCAGTAGGGGAACTCGAACTTTCAAATAAGTTTCTGACTTCCAAATAAAGTGGTTCCTTCTAACTGCTAACTCATTCAACAAGTTTGCCAGGCGTGGGGTTTATTGGGTTCTAGTAATTAACTTACATAGCTACCTGAAATATAGACTATTCAACATTATGATGATGCACGTTCAAAACAGGAAGTCACATCTACGTTTATCATGAATTATCAAGATTCACAGTATTCGGTCCTGCCTCAGGCTTTGGTTGGGTTGGGGACAACAGTGTTTATTTCTCACTGTGTCCGTTCTGCAGGTTTTGTAATCCGGGAATGGGGGACATGAAAACCCCAGATTTCGACGACTTGTTGGCAGCCTTCGACATTCCAGACATCGATGCCAAAGAGGCCATCCAGTCTGTGCCAGAAGAGGGTGGGGAGGGGTCAGGGAAGGTCGGGGGCAGCGTGTCGGTGGCCGGGGGGCCCTCGCCAAGACCTTCCAGCCCCACTGACTCCCCTCCCAACTCCCAAAGTGAGCCTCCAGTGGTCAGTGTGATTGTTAAGAACAGGGTGAGGCCTGACTCCTATGAAGAGACTGAGGGGTCAGGTGAAGAGGATGGGGACAGCCCTGGGGGCAGTGGGACAGACCCTGAGGTGGAGACTGGGATGGGAGTCAAGGGGGGCCTGCTGAATTCACAACTGGCTCCTAGGATGCCTGGTTTGGTCTCCTCAGAACCTCTCCTCCAGAATGGGTTTGAGGGGTCCACAGTCATGCTGGAGCCCAGTGTGAGAGACCAGGGGCTGGACCAGGCGTTGGGCCAGGCCAACGGGGAGCTCTGGTCAACCTGCTCCCCTCCCACTGCGAGTGAAGGAGGGGGCAGCATTGGAGGTGTAGGGGGGTCGGCCTGCACAACCAAACATACAGTTAATATTCTCAACAGACGGAAACCTCTCCCCTCGTATACCTCTGCCGGTCCTAtaacctccacatcctcctcatcatcattgTCATCCTCACTCTCTGTCAacccacacctctctcctccctccatcctgagTGAGGACACTCTGTGCCCTCCCGggcctctttcctccccctccctccaacgGAAGCCTGAGAGTGGGGGTGAGGCGCATCATGGACTCGGATGAGGGCGACTCTGAACCGGATTTGGGAAGCCCGCTAGTGATCCAAGAGAGCCCAGATTCTCCCATGTGCTCCCCTCCCAAATTCCCACGCAGACACCGCCAAGTGTCCTCTTCAGAGCTGTTCAGCTCCCcaactcccccctctcctcctctcctctcttgtcctcctcctctctcctccaaaccccctccctccatctctcagacATCTTCCAGCTCTAAACCACCCGCTCCAGATGAAGTACCCTCCACCCCCaggtctccctcccctcctcctgcccAGCCCCAGGCCCGTCAGTCCTGGCTGGCTGCCGCCCTCAGTAACCCCAGACCCATCTCTAGCCCTGTGATGGAGGAAAGAAACCCGGAACATGTGATCGAGGAGAGGGACTCACCAGAGAGCCCCCCGCCTGACCAGACAGGTTCTGCTATGTCCACTGTGTCCAAGAGGAGCTCCAGCCCTGCACCAACCTCAGCATCAACTCCACAGGgggctagagagggagaggagcccaTGGAGAGTGAGCCTAGCCTGGGGTGCAGGTCAGACAACAGTGAGAAGATGGAGGTTGTGGATGGAAGACAAACAGGAGACACGGAGACGGCTCCGGCCAATTCTACGACAACACCAACAGCCCCCGTTCGCCCACTCAAAGTCCGAATCAAAACAGTCAAGACCCCTACAGGCAGCATCACCAGGACAGTGACACGAGTAGCATCCAAAGGAGCAGGGGGGACCCCCTCAAAAGGCGCAGATGGTTCCAAACCCTCCCCGGGGGGTCGTAAGGTCCTCAGCCGGCCCAAGAGGGTGGCATCTCAGCAGCCTCCGCAGCAGAAGTCAAAGGGTGGCAGCCTCCTGCCTGTGTCTACACTCCAGGATGCAAGTACTGCCATGTTGATGGCCGCCAGCAAGGCCCAAAACAAGATGGCTGCCGACAGCAACAAGCCCAAAGTGTCGGCGACGGCTGTTAGCATCACCAagtcagcagccctcccctctgtctcttccGCCTCCCCCAGATTCAGTCCAGGGGGGGCTGGCGTGCGCAGCCTAGGACAGAAGACCCTGAATGGGGGTGTGTCTgtgtccccctcccccctcctcacccctcaggGGGGCAGTAGACCAGCCTCCATAGTAAACAGTACAGGAGCCATTATCTCCAGGAGCCAGTCCAGTCTGGTGGAGGCCTTCAACAAGATCCTCAACAGCAAGAACCTGCTGCCCAGCTACAGACCAGACCTCTGTACACCACTACCACCGGAGTGGGACCTGCCTCTGCCTGCACAGGTAACAGACCTAGgtctatatttacatttacatttaagtcatttagcagacgctcttatccagagcgacttacaaattggtgaattcaccttctgacatccagtggaacagccactttacaatagtgcatctaaatcattaaggggggtggtgagaaggattacttatcctatcctaggtattccttgaagaggtggggtttcaggtgtctccggaaggtggtgattgactccgctgtcctggcgtcgtgagggagtttgttccaccattggggggccagagcagcgaacagttttgactgggctgagcgggaactgtacttcctcaatggtagggaggcgagcaggccagaggtggatgaacgcagtgcccttgcttgggtgtagggcctgatcagagcctggaggtactgcggtgccgttcccctcacagctccgtaggcaagcaccatggtcttgtagcggatgcgagcttcaactggaagccagtggagagagcggaggagcggggtgacgtgagagaacttgggaaggttgaacaccagacgggctgcggcgttctggatgagttgtaggggtttaatggcacaggcagggagcccagccaacagcgagttgcagtaatccagacgggagatgacaagtgcctggattaggacctgcgccgcttcctgtgtgaggcagggtcgtactctgcggatgttgtagagcatgaacctacaggaacgggccaccgccatgatgttggttgagaacgacagggtgttgtccaggatcacgccaaggttcttagcgctctgggaggaggacacaatggagttgtcaaccgtgatggcgagatcatggaacgggcagtccttccccgggaggaagagcagctccgtcttgccgaggttcagcttgaggtggtgatccgtcatccacactgatatgtctgccagacatgcagagatgcgattcgccacctggtcatcagaaggggaaaggagaagattaattgtgtgtcgtctgcatagtaatgataggagagaccatgtgaggttatgacagagccaagtgacttggtgtatagcgagaataggagagggcctagaacagagccctgggggacaccagtggtgagagcgcgtggcgaggagacagattctcgccacgccacctggtaggagcgacctgtcaggtaggacgcaatccaagcgtgggccgcgccggagatgcccaactcggagagggtggagaggaggatctgatggttcacagtatcgaaggcagccgataggtctagaaggatgagagcagaggagagagagttagctttagcagtgcggagcgcctccgtgatacagagaagagcagtctcagttgaatgactagtcttgaaacctgactgatttggatcaagaaggtcattctgagagagatagcgggagagctggccaaggacggcacgttcaagagttttggagagaaaagaaagaagggatactggtctgtagttgttgacatcggagggatcgagtgtaggttttttcagaaggggtgcaactctcgctctcttgaagacggaagggacgtagccagcggtcagggatgagttgatgagcgaggtgaggtaagggagaaggtctccggaaatggtctggagaagagaggaggggatagggtcaagcgggcaggttgttgggcggccggccgtcacaagaagcgagatttcatctggagagagaggggagaaagaggtcagagcacagggtagggcagtgtgagcagaaccagcggtgtcgtttgacttagcaaacgaggatcggatgtcgtcgaccttcttttcaaaatggttgacgaagtcatctgcagagagggaggaggggggagggggaggaggattcaggagggaggagaaggtggcaaagagcttcctagggttagaggcagatgcttggaatttagagtggtagaaagtggctttagcagcagagacagaggaggaaaatgtagagaggagggagtgaaaggatgccaggtccgcagggaggcgagttttcctccatttccgctcggctgcccggagctctgttctgtgagctcgcaatgagtcatcgagccacggagcgggaggggaggaccgagccggcctggaggataggggacatagagagtcaaaggatgcagaaagggaagagaggagggttgaggaggcagaatcaggagaaaggttggagaaggtatgagcagagggaagagatgataggatggaagaggagagagtagcgggggagagagagcgaaggttgggacggcgcgataccatccgagtaggggcagtgtgggaagtgttggatgagagcgagagggaaaaggatacaaggtagtggtcggagacttggaggggagttgcaatgaggttagtggaagaacagcatctagtaaagatgaggtcgagcgtattgcctgccttgtgagtagggggaaggtgagagggtgaggtcaaagaggagaggagtggaaaggaggcggcagagaggaatgagtcaaaggtagacgtggggaggttaaagtcgcccaggactgtgagaggtgagccgtcctcaggaaaggagcttatcaaggcatcaagctcattgatgaactctccgagggaacctggagggcgataaatgataaggatgttaagcttgaaagggctggtaactgtgacagcatggaattcaaaggaggcgatagacagatgggtaaggggagagagagagaatgaccacttgggagagatgaggatcccggtgccaccaccccactgaccagaagctctcggggtgtgcgagaacacgtgggcggacgaagagagagcagtaggattagcagtgttatctgtggtgatccatgtttccgtcagtgccaggaagtcgagggactggagggaggcataggctgagatgaactctgccttgttggccacagatcggcagttccagaggctaccggagaccaggaactccacgtgggtcgtgcgcgctgggaccaccagattagggtggccgcggccacgcggtgtggagcgtttgtatggtctgtgcagagaggagagaacagggatagatagacacatagttgacaggctacagaagaggctacgctaatgcaaaggagattggaatgacaagtggactacacgtctcgaatgttcagaaagttaagcttacgtagcaagaatcttattgactaaaatgattgaaatgatacagtactgctggagtaggctagctggtagtggctgcgatgttgacactacactaatcaagtcgttccgtcgagtgtaatagtttctacagtgctgctattcgggggctagctggctagctagcaggttgattgcgttacgttacgttaaaagaacgacaatagctggctagctaacctagaaaatcgctctaggctacacaattgtcttagatacaaagacggctatgtagctagctagctacgatcaaacaaaacaaaccgttgtactgtaatagttactacagtgctgctattcgggggctagctggctagctacgttaaaagaacgacaatagctggccagctaacctagaaaatcgctctagactacacaattgtcttagatacaaagacggctatgtagctggctagctacgatcaaacaggggtattcaactcttacaccatgaggtccggagcctgctgcttttctgttctacctgataatgaattgcacccacctggtgtcccaggtctaaatcggtCCTTGATTAGAtgggaacaatgaaaaaacacagtggaactggctttgaggtccagagttaAGGTTAATGGGTCTATATCAGCTTGGATTCAATATTGCACTAGTAGTGGTTGGGATAAAAGCGCATGTCCAATTTCTGTTAGACCTTGTGTTCTGTATATCAATAAATCGCTCTTGTTgatgttgtgttttttttttatgatcacacaccagataggtgcagtgaaatgtgttgttttacagggtcagccatagtactacagcacccctggagcaaattagggttaagtgcctcgcTCAAGGGCACATATTAATCCCCAAAGGGGACATTTGATTGCGCCAGCCAATACATACAAGACCAATGAATATGCATTTTATCTAGAGACATGTCATCGACATAGGTATTGTATTCATGTTGTTCTTCCTTTGCGTCGCAGGGCTACCGCTGTCTGGAGTGTGGCGATGCGTTTGCCCTGGAGCGCAGCCTGGCCCGCCACTACGACCGGCGGTCCCTGAGGATTGAGGTGACTTGTAATCACTGTGCCAAGCGGCTGGCATTCTTTAACAAGTGCAGCCTGCTGCTCCACGCCAGGGAACACAAGGAGAGGGGACTGGTCATGCAGTGTTCCCACCTGGTCATGAGACCTGTCAGTGTAGAGCAGATGATAGGCCAACAGGACACCACTCCCATcggtgagagagactgtgtgctACTACCTTCATATCTCACCTAGGACtgtatacatacagtgcattcgggaagtattcagaccccttgactttttttcacatttttttttagtttacagccttgttctaaaatggattaagttgtttttccccctcaatctacacacaataccccataatgacaaagtaaaatcaggtttttagaaatgtttgcaaatgtctAAAAAATCAAATTTACAttagttttcagaccctttactttgccgaagcacctttggcagtgattacagccttgagtcttgggtatgacactacaagcttggcacacctgtatttgaggagtttctcccattcttctctgcagatcctctcgagcTCTGTTAGGTTGagtggggagtgtcgctgcacagcttttttcagttCCCTCCAGAGCTGTTCAATCGGCTTCAAGTCTGGGTTCTGGtagggtcactcaaggacattcagagacttgtcccgaagccactcttgtgttgtcatggctgtgtgcttagggttgttgtcctgttggaaggtgaaccttcgccccagtctgaggtcctgtgtgctctggagcaggttttcgtcaaggag
The window above is part of the Oncorhynchus masou masou isolate Uvic2021 chromosome 30, UVic_Omas_1.1, whole genome shotgun sequence genome. Proteins encoded here:
- the LOC135521758 gene encoding 26S proteasome non-ATPase regulatory subunit 4-like isoform X2, with product MGLESTMVCVDNSEYMRNGDFLPTRLQAQQDAVNIVCHSKTRSNPENNVGLITMANNCEVLTTLTADAGRILSKLHAVQPRGNISFCTGIRVAHLALKHRQGKNHKMRIIAFVGSPVEDNEKDLVKMAKRLKKEKVSVDIINFGEEEVNTEKLTAFINTLNGKEGAGSHLVTVPPGPSLADALLSSPILAGEGGAMLGLGSSDFEFGVDPSADPELALALRVSMEEQRQRQEDETRRAAVVSATEAGVPSPTADESDEALLKMSVPQADTATPAMPDFSRMTEDEQIAYALQMSMQGGEFGAESMDMDTGAPVDSEGVKDEEDYDVMQDPEFLQSVLENLPGVDPNNEAIRNAMGSLASQTGSKPDSKKDKDDEKKK
- the LOC135521758 gene encoding 26S proteasome non-ATPase regulatory subunit 4-like isoform X1 — translated: MGLESTMVCVDNSEYMRNGDFLPTRLQAQQDAVNIVCHSKTRSNPENNVGLITMANNCEVLTTLTADAGRILSKLHAVQPRGNISFCTGIRVAHLALKHRQGKNHKMRIIAFVGSPVEDNEKDLVKMAKRLKKEKVSVDIINFGEEEVNTEKLTAFINTLNGKEGAGSHLVTVPPGPSLADALLSSPILAGEGGAMLGLGSSDFEFGVDPSADPELALALRVSMEEQRQRQEDETRRAAVVSATEAGVPSPTADESDEALLKMSVPQADTATPAMPDFSRMTEDEQIAYALQMSMQGGAEFGAESMDMDTGAPVDSEGVKDEEDYDVMQDPEFLQSVLENLPGVDPNNEAIRNAMGSLASQTGSKPDSKKDKDDEKKK
- the LOC135521755 gene encoding LOW QUALITY PROTEIN: zinc finger protein 687a-like (The sequence of the model RefSeq protein was modified relative to this genomic sequence to represent the inferred CDS: inserted 2 bases in 1 codon), giving the protein MGDMKTPDFDDLLAAFDIPDIDAKEAIQSVPEEGGEGSGKVGGSVSVAGGPSPRPSSPTDSPPNSQSEPPVVSVIVKNRVRPDSYEETEGSGEEDGDSPGGSGTDPEVETGMGVKGGLLNSQLAPRMPGLVSSEPLLQNGFEGSTVMLEPSVRDQGLDQALGQANGELWSTCSPPTASEGGGSIGGVGGSACTTKHTVNILNRRKPLPSYTSAGPITSTSSSSSLSSSLSVNPHLSPPSILSEDTLCPPGPLSSPSXSNGSLRVGVRRIMDSDEGDSEPDLGSPLVIQESPDSPMCSPPKFPRRHRQVSSSELFSSPTPPSPPLLSCPPPLSSKPPPSISQTSSSSKPPAPDEVPSTPRSPSPPPAQPQARQSWLAAALSNPRPISSPVMEERNPEHVIEERDSPESPPPDQTGSAMSTVSKRSSSPAPTSASTPQGAREGEEPMESEPSLGCRSDNSEKMEVVDGRQTGDTETAPANSTTTPTAPVRPLKVRIKTVKTPTGSITRTVTRVASKGAGGTPSKGADGSKPSPGGRKVLSRPKRVASQQPPQQKSKGGSLLPVSTLQDASTAMLMAASKAQNKMAADSNKPKVSATAVSITKSAALPSVSSASPRFSPGGAGVRSLGQKTLNGGVSVSPSPLLTPQGGSRPASIVNSTGAIISRSQSSLVEAFNKILNSKNLLPSYRPDLCTPLPPEWDLPLPAQGYRCLECGDAFALERSLARHYDRRSLRIEVTCNHCAKRLAFFNKCSLLLHAREHKERGLVMQCSHLVMRPVSVEQMIGQQDTTPIGMLSPSLSTSSIPASSAPAVTSAVTPATLSPAPQLQQPIISKKATEPVLYTNNKCPECKVQFCSKAEVAAHFQEVKPALNTSCTECSPPMLLPNGCSASAHARIHNPRPPYVCPECGGVAKQPAFHSHLEEACLHFTRRIGYRCSSCQVVFGGLNSVKSHIQTAHCEVFHKCPSCPMAFKSSPSAQSHINTQHPTLTGGQAKMIYKCVMCDTVFTQKPLLYVHFDTHLVKQKVHVFKCPECPKLYAQRSSMLEHIKTTHRGPAVKQEVPVAMAPSPAPPPRVRSLVKTESSDGEEWGREEEEDEERDGESSKTSPGWSCAPCHARYADREDYITHMAEQHGKILKKFPCSLCENSFSSTSSLRRHIRVKHKGIKRAFHCRLCGEGKRTFSSRLVLERHVQLRHGMSALDTKRGRGAEGADSSSEQDGGSNPPFTVSAEEDGGGGLKTEEEEDDVTEGIIPAKRSRVTSSVPPPQPESGFHCTPCGFTTEDRAVFLDHIPQHRSEALGGGVSLQCLQCGACFASAPSLSRHRFISHRVRDTPPDNHSRHGHNDCSLTPSPGSGGNHGDGSPRGGSLPGSPSSSSHPPTPLGEDGEGRVGCKVCGKRFEKVSDLNTHFRTHGMAFITARKTDKPV